The following nucleotide sequence is from Salvia miltiorrhiza cultivar Shanhuang (shh) chromosome 7, IMPLAD_Smil_shh, whole genome shotgun sequence.
tttcaaaaaacaaaaagtaATTATGTCTTGGttcttattaattaattattttccgTGAAAAAAAGGATCGACCAAACTGTATTGAAAGGTAACCAACCAAATTACGTAGGGCCAAGGGGAatctctaataataataataataataataataataataataataataataataataagaaggcCTAGACTCTAAAGGGATCAATCTGCAATTAGTCAATATTAGTGGGGCGTTTACACTTTGTTTGTGCAGACAAGAGAGTGAAATCTGCCGCAACGATTGACTTAACTTCTGCTGAAACTGAGTTAATAATTAGGTAATAACGGTaatgaaaaaaattactactataTTATTATTCTCATTGGATACCCCTTTTGTCGAATTAATTAATAAGTCGTACATTGTTGGGTTATTTCATTTAAGAATTTAAATGCTGATTATaatttttcccttttaaaaatCCGTAGAATTAATTAGGTGATTGAATTGGTTCGTTGTCTACTGAACTAccaatttaattttctgtttTAATTTGTTGGAGGTTGGTGAAGTTTTAATACCATATGTGGAATCTGGTTAATTCTTTTTAGTCATTGAGAAATGAGAATCATTAAGCAtggattattaattaaatttgtaagCTGTTGCCAGTCTTTAGTCTTGGATGCAAGAGGTATAATTGTTTTTAATCTGAGAAATGGAATATTAAAGGGGGATGAACATTGCTGttgtattttagtttttttttagcCAAATAATAGAGAAGTTGTGATTTTGCAAACAAATACATACATATTGAAGAGCACTTTAATCAGATGATAAAGGACATGTCACTATGTCAGCgagtatatattaaatattatacaATATTCAGTTGTATTAGAAAAGTATAggaataattttctttttcgagTTTAATTGATTTCAAGACGAGCATTTTGGATGACATCGAaggaaaaaataatcaaaagtttatatttttaaatatattatctaTTTGCCTGCATCCATATTTATATTCATCTTTATCCTTTTCTTGCGAGACTCAAGAAAATGAGAAGATTCATATGTCATAACataagttattaatttatatagtatcAAATATGAAAGCAAATTGGAACGATCGAGTAGtgataaattaacataatatgtatatatataattgggaCAAACTTGTCAATTTGcaatttaatttagttaaaaaTCAATAATTGCTATACTTTAATATAATTAGCATTAGCACTTTACATAATTAGCCTTGGCCATAATTAAGGAAAAGATATCTTAAATTCTGAAATTTGATTACAAAATTCACGAATTTGAATataaaaactaattaattaatatatacaaACATTAATAGGTTAAGTCAGTAACACAGAGCCACCTCAAGGTCACCTGCATCTTttgaacttttttattttaataattaattttatttatataaaggcgaagaactcaaaaactctcatttgtgaAAGGTATTGGATTCAATCCTGCCTGCATGCGGCGTAGTTTTTCTacctttgtgtgggtagtggtccCGTCTGTATACAGttattttttcacctttgtATAGTGTAGAGGTCTTCCATGCGTGTAAGTGGCTTATTTGATGTGATAatagatacctcttgtaataattccaaaaaagtatatatattatataaaaaattagtgTATACATAGGaggaatttttatttaaaaattccacataattacatttttatgtatttcaaattttatttaaatctatCTTTATAtgcaataatttttatatttcatatataggggtgggacggtacggtataccttattaaatcgaccataccttataccttacatttacctccggtatggagaaaattcatacatttatctTACCTTTACatacggtataccttagttcggtataccttaagtacggtatggagaatatacaaaacctttaccgtacctttatttcggtataccttaccgaatttcggtataccgcactttaacggtataccaaaataatcggtattacCGAAATCGAAAAAATTTAATACGGTAAAATAttgataacttatttatttaaaacatgtttagataatgaataatatttaacaaatataataatgacaTAATAGTTATATCAAATTGTATAACTCATGgaagtatataattttatcatatttatagTCTCATACTtatatattcataaattatataataaattatatttatgttataaGTTGGGTATAATTtagtttagaaaaataatcataattatatatactatacAATATAACAATGTAACTCACGTCACATGATTATGATAATAAAACTATGTTATTATcacataattataataaaactaTGATAATAAAactatgttattattattattattattattattattattattattattattattattattattattattattattattatatattaatataaacaaCACTATCACATAATTATAAGATActtatattatttgattatatctATAATCTCGTACTTACATATTCatgtattatataataagttGTATTAATGTTGTAAGTTAGATGTAATTTGTTTAAGAAAATTATTCATATACTacacaaaataacaaaattaacatTTTCTACATCTCAAGTCTCATCAATTAAACTTCAACAAAagtaaattcaaatattatattataattgtgttacaatatcaatataaataattcaattatattaaatcataaactatatgtaacttataacatttatataatttactatatattacatgaatgcatacaagtatgagaatataaatatcatcaaatgatataaaagtgaataaaatataatatagtatgtaagttatatcatttgatgatatttatattcgcatacttgtatgcattcatgtaatatatagtaaattatatagatgttataagttacatataatttatatgttagacgtaatattatttataatataatactaatattataactatgctattatatatgtaactattataagttagatgtataatctattgtaaaacaataattttagttatagattataactatactataatatcaaaataaacaattttattttattgtatgacttatactatatgtcgtattttatttgtttttgtatcatttgatgatatttataaattcatgtacaattgtatatattcacataatatagattatatacatcatttttataaaatttataaatacttttaaaaatataaacataaaaatatatattatatattttaaaactatagattttgatacgatatatataccgcgattttcggtataccaatatatacggacaactgcggtatatcagaataaggtattgtaccttattaccggtatatactgaatattaaggtataccggaataaggtatgataccgcatcaccggtatatacagtaatattcggtatatCAGTAATACGGAATCATACCGTGTTccggtatatacctttaatacggtatttattgatttttttggtatataccgcggtatcggtatataccggtatttttttttttatcagaaaaagataatattatatattaatatggGGTACCAGAGATACCGAAAGTTACAAAATAAGATGAGAGATGCTTTTTGTCATCCAGTCGTGAAAATTTACTTCGCCCTCCAACAAGTCGAAGATTTTGCTCCAACTCCACAATCTAGCTTTAAGACCTCCTACCATCTTATCAATCTCCCAAATCTTCATCTCGAATCTACTTTCATTCCTCCCTTTCCAAATAAGCCAAATGGTGCACGCCCAAAGAACCGAGAGGAACTTCGAACTGATCTTCCTCGTCCCAAGGTTTGAGAAGGCTTCAAAGTGTGCTTCGAGGTTGTCGGGTCGAACTGAGGCAACTCCCACCCATTTTTGGATTTCATTCTACACCGGTATACCCCGGTATCTggaaaattcatacctttaccttaccgtaaatcttcggtacggtatcataccttaccaaaaaatcggtataccttaaattcggtattttacggtacggtatggccggtataccgagttttcggtatatttttcTAGCCCTATTCATATACGTACTAttatttcgaaaaaaaaaatcgtatatacttcaattttaattataataattcttTTGATGGGTTGATTTGATATCCTATCTTATGTGTGACATATTTGTCTCATTTATGCAACAATAGGGATTGGATCAGATTTTAATAAGATTTTTATAGTTGAAATCTAGAGAAAATAATGGATTGGGATATTTTAGTTATTCTTAGGAAACATATATTAATATTACCATTTTCTTTCCATGGttaaatatgttttttttttcttttttttttggaaaaaaacttacataatatgtatatacataatattctttaattttaaattgaaccaGACCGAATTTTTCTTTAACCAGTATTTTCTCAATTGGAAAATTTCATTCGAAACTTTTAATTTCAATAAACAAATTAGGATGCAAATGTATTTAACATCTTATTGTAGTATGATACCATCATCTACTCATCGAACTTCTTATTTATATGgattatacataaaaaaaaaaaagcgaaaAATGAACTTCTGGTTTTTGTGGATgacagagaaagtaataaaattaTGTTGGTGTTATTTACAATGCCATTTCACTAAAATATCCTATTGTTACCAAAAAAGATTCTTATATTCTACTTGGAATAAAGTTTGTGGCATAGTGTTAAAATTTGCAAGGAATGGGTTTGTATAATATTAGGTCGGCCAACATTCTAGGCTTTCTAGCTAGTTGGCCCCTCCATTTTTTGACCCTACCACTATATATATCTACTTGTGCAATGTGAATTAATCTATCTCTATATCTACCCTCTCAAGTTTATTTCAATCCATTCtaaaattatcattataaatcaGAATCAAATGCACTAAATTGTAATTTCATGATGAACTAGTTTAccatgtttcttttttttttggtcagaaaaagaaatatcattaaaaatcaaggtaccagaggtaccgaaAGTTACAAATTGAAATGACAAATGGTTTTAGACATCCAGACCTCTATGCTAATATCACCCTCCATCAAGTGGAAGATTTtactccaactccaaagtctagcTTTAATACCTCCAACCAACTTGTGAACCTCTCAATTCTTACTCTCAAATCTACTTTCATTCCTTCCTTTCCAGATAAGCCAAGTGGTGCACGCCCAAAGTACCGATAAAAACTTGACGCTGTTCTTCCTTGTCCCAATTCTTACTCTCAAATCTAGTTTACCATGTTTCTACAAAGAATATACTTATGTTTTAAAACATACTATGCCCGGAAGTATAATACTAGTATTCAACTTCTTTTAGAGTGAACATGTAGTCAAAGATCACGAGTTTGAATTCCACCAAcactttctaaattaaattttgtaCCGACACACTttctttccaaaaaaaaaatttcaactCTCCACCTAGCTTATCGGGTTGGAATTTTGCAATGAAGAAATCCTGATaaatgaattttatatataaaaattcattaataTTAGTGTTTTATAGTATTACAAAGGGTTTTGAAAATCCCTACATCCATCTTTCAACCAAACACAAATCAATTGGTGCATACAGTGAatgccatatatatatagtatatattagAGCATTCACGTCCGTTGAGTAAGCAGTCTGCATTGGGGAGATTCATCCAAGATCGACTCATTCATATAAAAAGTGGATGAGTAAGCCCCCTACATCTGTTGAGTATATAAAGGCGGATGAGTGTTACTCATCCGAATGAGTAATCGAGTAAGCAACCACCTACATCAGCTTACTTATCCGAAAAACAACTCGAGTCCCCTTCGGATGAGTGAGCCGATGTGGATACTacacattttatttaaaataattttcacccATATATGTAACATTTACAAAATCACAGGACACAGCATTGAAATTGACCAGGACTTTGTGTCTTTATCAAGTACTGCTGTGTgtcattttcaaaaacaagagagAGAATTGCTTGCATGTTCTGTAGGATTCAATGCTCAACTGATTCGCACTTTTATTAATTCCTTGATTGATTCTTGCTTGATATTTTCATCCACTCTCAAATAATTGTAATGACAAACACTATGCTAATCTTGGCTTACCTTACCAAATTGGCACTataattttgtcattttgtGAACTTTCCTGCGCAGTAAAGATTGGGTGAAATTTGAAGCATGCACCGCACTAaggataggaaaaaaaaatagggaTTTGATTCTTTTAGGTTTTAGAGCTTGAGCAACTGAAAAAAATGGTTCTAGAGCTTGAGCAACTAAAAATGAGGAGAGTTGTAACTAAATTGGAGTCGGGACAATATTTCACCCCTAATTTTCCACATGAGATTCTCTATCCCATTTTTGGTCACATTTTGTATTTCACTTTCAATTTGTTATAGTATTTATTTCTTCAACtttaagataattaattagGATTCGCTCAtccaattagagtttataattatttttttatatttatttaaattaataatagattattatgattaattaattcaaagttagggtatataatttataaaaaaataatttttagtgataaatattaattagagtttattatagtaataatctttttaatttttgtattaaataattataaaataacaaaattaaaaatatgacCCGATGTCATAATGATACAAAATAAATTGTGGTACAAAAGATCGCCACATCCGAGAAAATTAGGAGTTGAAATCTTCGAGCCCACAATTGGTGTCCAAACATGTATTCATTTtccgatttttttaaaaaaagaataacacaaagcaaaaaattataatttcaaaagGATGCAATTATGACAAAAAATTCCAAATAGGGACTAAATACTGATTGGAACAACAATCAAACAGGAGTATTACTGTATTGGGCCCCAAATCCAACAAAATGTGGAGGAAAAATAATGAGTGAAATTAGTGCGCCAGAGGACCCAAATTGCAATTTTAGCCAAGAAAGAATTTAATGTCAAATCAAATTGACAAGTAACAGTATTTCCATCTAACCACCTAGCAAATCATCAAGTAGAGAAAGGCTAAACCCTCATAATATGTACATTAGCAGCAACATATTTTCCAATTAACAAACAGTTAATATGTAACCTCAAAAAGTGGAAACTAGCCACATGGTCCATCACTTTTATAGCTTTCATGTCTGCACGATGAACTGCCCCTCACTACTCTCTTACATCATAAATCATCCTTGCTGATTCACCAACAAATTATTAGTATTAGACAACTATATATATTGTAATGGGTCAAAGTTCACATTCtcaagaaaagcaaaagaaatGGATCAAAGTTTTAGCATAGGGAGTTTCAGCCTTTACACCATCTTCCCTTCATAGTTCTAATACTACTTTTTCTATTATTGTGTTTACTTATTAAATTTTCAGTCTCCAtagacctctctctctctatgatTATTGGTGAAAATGTGGTATACCGCATATTCAGTTTTGTGTCTGTTATTGTTATTAATAGCTGTTTCATTGTAAAGTTTATTGGGTTGTTATATAATCGGCATGGGACGAGAGCTAGGGTGTATTgaattatatgctttatttgaGATCGGTTAAGGTTAGGATTTCAATTATTCAGTTTCGTGACTATTAGGAGATGTTCATAGTTTAGTGAATACAGAGTATAAGATAGCACAATACCCTTTTCCTTTTCTAGATCTACTCAAGGGTGCGTTACGGGTAAATCTCACTTTTATGTTATAGATTGCACACCACATTAGGAAAACGACCTGTAAAATAGTGGTGAGATTCCAACTCTAAACTTTGGCCACAAACTACCCTACTCATAATTTTGCGATTCCATATATTCTTGTCCACTAAAGTAAACAAGGCCCTTTCTTTATGTGGTAATCGTGTCATTTTATCTTCAAAGTTTTGAGATATATATACAAGCAAAATATGAATGCAAGGAAAAACTGAACTTACTTGGTGAGCTGAGAAATGCAAGAATCAGCGCATGAGAGAGAGGCCACATATCACAATGGCCAAATACAAACTGCAGTCTATGAAGATTGCACGAACTGCCTGATGCAAGATGATTCCCCATTCCAACACCTTCACAGCTCCATCCCAATTCACATCTTTCTCCAGCTTCACTTCTTTCTCGCCCTCCCTCCCTTGAGAGAGAAGCGCCATTGTCGCAGCCACTATCAACAGATCACTCAGCAGCACCGCGTATAGAGGCCTATAGGCGATGAGGCTCTTCGACTTCACTACTTTGTGGGTGGGATCTATGTGAGACAGGACTACAAGGACTGCTATCACGAAGGAGCAGATGACGCGCGTTTTCTCTGAGGATATGATGCTGAGATTTATGTCTCTTGGGGCGATCGAGCTGAGATGATACTCCAATGGCTTCCTCGGAAGCTTTGCATCATGTGAGCTGCCGCTTGTGGCGACCAGCGCTGATGATGATCTGTTTCTGCTAAGAAGGGATGCAGCTGCATTTTGTTTGGAGAAATCCTCATCATTGTCTGTGTTAGgcacatcatcatcatctccaCCTTGATAAACAATTGGAAAACTAATCAGCTGGAATAACTCAGTTTCAGCCATTCAACAGTTTGTGAGACTAAAA
It contains:
- the LOC130992402 gene encoding uncharacterized protein LOC130992402, whose product is MEMEREARRKKIKSREMDRMALITGRIQNLDATIAKSSSFSDIRTDDLPKHSRSSSEPAPPLLFLDRTHGGDDDDVPNTDNDEDFSKQNAAASLLSRNRSSSALVATSGSSHDAKLPRKPLEYHLSSIAPRDINLSIISSEKTRVICSFVIAVLVVLSHIDPTHKVVKSKSLIAYRPLYAVLLSDLLIVAATMALLSQGREGEKEVKLEKDVNWDGAVKVLEWGIILHQAVRAIFIDCSLYLAIVICGLSLMR